Proteins encoded together in one Leptospira bourretii window:
- a CDS encoding SDR family oxidoreductase, translating to MDIDSLLQDLKNLLDSPKELVTISEEKRLELMILCGKISRPDRNEVRKRNKTVRIEKKQTLKIQEKQKTALTGIRRARETAVFKAPLQISNTAGWSWDKAEELTNPKPCYICKTPFTKLHFFYDAMCPNCAELNYSKRFQTADLRGTVAVITGSRLKIGYQATLLLLRSGARVIATTRFPNDSAIRFSKETDFHLWKDRLQVFGLDLRHTPSVEIFCKFLENHLERLDILINNAAQTVRRPPGFYGHLLDTEKLSLSELPPEAQKLLSFYQHCKQELDSYRSDSEMKDTATALAVSWNHKTPGVGIRSSAALSQIPYSHDNSNELEAVFPEGQLDADLQQVDLRKTNSWRLKLGEINTSEMLEVQLVNAVAPFVLCNRLVGIMRRDNTGKKHIINVSAMEGKFHRFKKEDRHPHTNMAKAALNMMTHTSAEDFAKDGIFMNAVDTGWVTDEDPIELAKRKQDLHDFQPPLDIVDGAARVVDPLFDGVNTGKHWIGKFLKDYFPIDW from the coding sequence ATGGACATTGATTCCTTGTTACAGGATTTAAAAAATCTTTTGGATTCGCCGAAGGAACTTGTGACAATTTCAGAGGAAAAACGCTTAGAACTGATGATCCTCTGCGGAAAAATATCTCGTCCCGACCGAAACGAAGTCCGCAAAAGAAACAAAACAGTTCGCATTGAAAAAAAACAAACTCTTAAAATTCAAGAAAAACAAAAAACTGCGTTAACAGGGATCAGGCGAGCAAGAGAAACTGCCGTTTTCAAAGCACCATTACAAATCTCAAATACTGCCGGATGGTCCTGGGACAAAGCCGAAGAACTAACAAATCCTAAACCATGTTACATCTGTAAAACTCCATTTACGAAACTACATTTTTTTTACGATGCGATGTGCCCTAACTGCGCAGAGCTTAACTATTCCAAAAGGTTCCAAACAGCTGACCTCCGCGGAACTGTTGCAGTTATTACTGGCTCCAGATTAAAAATTGGGTATCAGGCAACCTTACTCTTGTTACGTTCAGGTGCTAGGGTCATAGCAACAACCAGATTTCCCAATGATTCGGCGATTCGTTTTTCCAAAGAAACTGATTTTCATTTATGGAAAGACCGGTTACAAGTCTTTGGACTCGACTTACGACACACTCCAAGTGTAGAAATTTTTTGTAAGTTTTTAGAAAACCATTTAGAACGATTGGATATTCTAATCAACAACGCAGCTCAAACTGTCAGACGACCTCCCGGCTTTTATGGTCATCTGCTTGATACGGAAAAATTGTCTCTATCGGAATTACCTCCTGAGGCACAAAAATTACTCAGTTTTTACCAACATTGCAAACAAGAGCTAGATTCTTACAGATCAGACTCTGAGATGAAAGATACAGCCACTGCACTTGCTGTGAGTTGGAATCATAAAACACCAGGTGTAGGGATTCGTTCCTCGGCAGCTTTATCGCAAATTCCTTATTCACATGACAATTCCAATGAATTAGAAGCTGTATTTCCTGAAGGCCAGCTCGATGCAGACCTACAACAAGTTGACCTTCGCAAAACAAATAGTTGGCGATTGAAACTCGGAGAAATCAATACATCTGAGATGTTAGAAGTCCAGTTAGTGAATGCAGTGGCCCCGTTTGTACTTTGCAATCGACTTGTTGGCATTATGCGAAGGGACAATACAGGAAAAAAACATATTATCAATGTTTCTGCGATGGAAGGAAAATTCCATAGGTTTAAAAAAGAGGATCGCCACCCACACACAAACATGGCAAAAGCTGCTCTCAATATGATGACCCATACATCTGCGGAAGATTTTGCAAAAGATGGAATCTTTATGAATGCTGTGGATACAGGTTGGGTCACCGATGAAGATCCAATTGAACTTGCAAAAAGAAAACAGGATCTTCATGATTTCCAACCACCTCTCGATATAGTTGATGGTGCTGCCAGGGTCGTTGATCCCTTGTTTGACGGCGTCAACACGGGAAAACATTGGATTGGAAAATTTCTCAAAGATTATTTTCCTATTGATTGGTAA
- a CDS encoding methyl-accepting chemotaxis protein produces MEESYSNLGMRKLKDLIDSFGERSKEIGSVAASIQQVAKQTNLLALNASIEAARAGEHGRGFEIVANEVTKLSFQTSEATKKISDILSRINIENQSANADVMEMEKQSIVEYAELWTNNIAKELESKFYIMATSLYGLKFLIQSLVHANIGMKREHLLLILQEYLIQNEQQLAYAICCEPNVIDIMDSEYSGKEGHDSQGRFVPYCHRHTGRISIEPLQGYDILGENEWYTLPRDLGEDVMMEPYDYPIEGKTVKMTSLMTNLFLHSKFAGILGADFSLEQLQSELSPKKLFGFGTTSLITYNGNYASHPEIDFLGTPAGALTEEAKRAVQRGESFTYIDKSNIARILKPVRIGQSKRPWSILVEFNLLSILKK; encoded by the coding sequence ATGGAAGAAAGTTACTCTAATTTGGGGATGCGAAAACTAAAAGACCTGATCGATTCATTTGGAGAAAGATCTAAAGAAATCGGTTCTGTCGCAGCATCTATTCAACAGGTTGCAAAACAGACCAACTTACTAGCGCTAAATGCTTCGATTGAAGCCGCACGAGCTGGAGAACACGGACGTGGCTTTGAAATTGTAGCCAATGAAGTGACGAAACTTTCTTTTCAAACCTCAGAAGCTACCAAAAAAATTTCAGATATTTTATCTCGCATTAATATTGAAAATCAATCTGCCAATGCAGATGTCATGGAAATGGAAAAACAATCCATTGTTGAATACGCTGAACTTTGGACAAACAACATCGCAAAAGAACTGGAATCAAAATTTTATATTATGGCTACCTCGCTATATGGTTTGAAATTTTTGATTCAAAGTTTAGTCCATGCAAATATTGGAATGAAAAGAGAACATTTACTGCTCATTCTACAAGAATATTTGATTCAGAATGAACAACAACTGGCTTATGCAATCTGTTGTGAACCAAATGTAATTGATATTATGGATTCAGAGTATTCTGGGAAAGAAGGTCATGATTCTCAAGGTAGATTTGTTCCTTATTGCCATAGGCATACAGGCAGGATATCCATTGAACCATTACAGGGTTATGATATACTAGGTGAAAACGAGTGGTATACTCTCCCCCGAGATTTAGGTGAAGATGTTATGATGGAACCTTATGATTATCCAATCGAAGGTAAAACTGTAAAAATGACAAGCCTTATGACTAATTTATTTTTACATTCCAAATTTGCTGGTATTCTTGGCGCAGACTTTTCCCTAGAACAATTACAATCAGAACTATCACCAAAAAAACTTTTTGGATTTGGTACAACTTCACTTATCACTTATAACGGGAACTATGCCTCACATCCGGAGATCGATTTTTTAGGTACCCCTGCAGGAGCACTTACCGAAGAGGCCAAACGCGCAGTCCAGAGAGGTGAAAGTTTTACCTATATCGACAAATCGAACATAGCAAGAATTTTAAAGCCTGTTCGAATTGGACAAAGTAAACGACCTTGGAGTATCCTAGTAGAATTCAACTTACTTTCGATTCTTAAAAAGTAA
- a CDS encoding ABC transporter ATP-binding protein, whose amino-acid sequence MFDTFLRILKTSRTAFDLAYKSSPILTVFISVLTVINGLFPSLLVWIGKLIIDSILLSQTATNHWMDLLQSDAVQLVYLEAILTILFFGSQKIYNISYTLLRIRLGQEVNERILSKAIHLELTHFEDSETYDKMTQARTEASSKPLSMVTRFFTIAQSSVTIISFFGLLVKLSPLASFILVIAAIPSFIAETKFSNHSFRLFRWKAKETREQIYLETLMAREDNAKEILLFNLGKEFLNRYKNNFQRIYTEDKKLTIYKGIFSFLLGLLSQFAFYGSYIWIVCLALLHKISLGEMTMYLVIFRQGQNTFSNALSAFGGIYEDHLYIENLLEFLDLPILKQYGNHTGNHKKLGIVFDSVSFQYPGSKQPSLSNVSFELKPEEKLAIVGENGSGKTTLIKLLTRLYSPTSGKIYLDGINLEDWDEEALRKRFGVIFQNFVQYQFKVGENIGMGDLQKNQSEAEWIPAAKLGMAHEFVTNLEQGYETRLGKWFKDGRELSGGQWQKVALSRAFMRSSADILILDEPTSAIDAEAEMKVFEHFREHTQGKTVILISHRFSTVRMADQILVLENGKKTEWGSHEELLINKGKYEKLFRLQQAGYQ is encoded by the coding sequence ATGTTTGATACCTTTTTAAGGATTCTGAAAACTTCTCGCACTGCCTTTGATTTGGCCTACAAAAGTTCCCCGATTTTAACCGTTTTCATTTCCGTTCTTACTGTAATAAACGGGTTATTCCCTTCTTTACTTGTATGGATTGGAAAACTAATCATCGATTCCATCTTACTCTCGCAAACAGCAACAAATCATTGGATGGATTTATTACAATCAGATGCAGTTCAATTGGTTTATTTAGAAGCAATACTCACAATATTATTTTTCGGATCACAAAAAATATACAACATCTCTTATACCTTACTTCGAATTCGTTTGGGCCAAGAAGTCAATGAACGAATTCTTTCCAAAGCAATTCATTTGGAACTTACCCATTTCGAAGATTCAGAAACTTACGATAAAATGACGCAGGCAAGGACAGAAGCATCCTCAAAACCACTGTCAATGGTTACAAGGTTTTTTACAATTGCACAGTCATCCGTAACAATTATTAGTTTTTTTGGTCTACTCGTAAAACTTTCGCCACTCGCGTCATTCATCTTAGTTATTGCAGCCATTCCTTCTTTTATTGCAGAAACAAAATTTTCAAATCATAGTTTTCGTTTGTTTCGATGGAAAGCGAAAGAAACTAGAGAACAAATTTATCTAGAAACACTCATGGCGAGAGAAGACAATGCCAAAGAAATTCTACTGTTTAACTTAGGAAAAGAATTTTTAAATCGATACAAAAACAACTTTCAACGAATCTATACAGAAGATAAAAAACTAACAATCTATAAAGGGATTTTCAGTTTCCTACTTGGTTTACTCAGTCAATTTGCATTTTACGGTTCTTATATCTGGATTGTATGTTTGGCTTTGTTACACAAGATTTCCTTAGGTGAAATGACTATGTATCTAGTCATCTTTCGACAAGGACAAAATACTTTTTCCAATGCACTCTCTGCCTTTGGAGGAATTTATGAAGACCATTTATACATCGAAAACCTATTGGAATTTTTAGATCTACCAATCTTAAAACAATATGGGAACCACACAGGAAATCATAAAAAACTTGGAATTGTTTTTGATTCTGTTTCATTTCAATATCCTGGTTCCAAACAACCTTCATTATCCAATGTTAGCTTTGAATTAAAACCAGAAGAAAAACTAGCAATTGTTGGAGAAAACGGATCAGGCAAAACAACACTGATTAAACTTTTAACTCGATTGTATTCGCCCACATCAGGAAAAATATACTTAGATGGAATTAACCTAGAAGACTGGGATGAAGAAGCCTTACGTAAAAGGTTCGGTGTTATTTTTCAAAATTTTGTTCAGTACCAATTCAAAGTAGGTGAAAACATTGGAATGGGTGATTTACAAAAAAATCAATCAGAAGCCGAATGGATTCCAGCTGCAAAGTTAGGAATGGCCCATGAATTTGTAACAAACTTAGAACAAGGATACGAAACAAGACTTGGTAAATGGTTTAAAGATGGACGCGAATTGTCTGGAGGACAATGGCAAAAAGTAGCTCTTTCTCGCGCCTTTATGCGTTCCAGTGCAGACATCTTAATTTTAGATGAGCCAACCTCTGCCATTGATGCAGAAGCTGAAATGAAAGTTTTTGAACATTTCAGAGAACACACACAAGGAAAAACAGTCATTCTAATTTCTCATCGATTTTCCACTGTACGAATGGCAGATCAAATCTTAGTACTAGAAAATGGTAAAAAAACAGAATGGGGAAGTCATGAAGAACTTCTGATCAATAAAGGAAAATACGAAAAACTATTTCGATTGCAGCAAGCAGGATATCAATAG
- a CDS encoding pseudouridine synthase, whose protein sequence is MAKDRLDKVLGNFGLGSRSDVKKEIHQGLVKVNGIVTKDPGFKVSLADEVTYYEETLIRKEFYYFMMNKAPDCITATEDPREKTVMDYLTERHQNMNLFPVGRLDKETEGLLLFTTDGTLAHYYTSPKHFVEKEYYAEISDPVTNEDILSFEKGIVLDDGYKTLPAKLAIPDPNKPNVVTVWLKEGKYRQIRRMFQSLGKEVVYLKRMKMGNLELDPSLTLGCYRELTLAEETLLKEKTPIIQ, encoded by the coding sequence ATGGCAAAAGATCGGTTGGATAAGGTTCTTGGAAATTTTGGACTTGGTTCTCGTTCAGATGTCAAAAAGGAAATCCATCAGGGCCTTGTGAAAGTCAATGGGATTGTAACAAAGGATCCCGGTTTTAAAGTATCTCTTGCTGATGAAGTCACTTATTATGAAGAAACTTTAATTCGTAAAGAGTTCTACTACTTCATGATGAACAAAGCCCCCGATTGTATTACGGCAACGGAAGATCCAAGGGAAAAAACAGTGATGGATTATTTAACGGAAAGGCATCAGAATATGAACCTTTTTCCGGTGGGTCGTTTGGATAAAGAAACGGAAGGTTTGTTACTGTTCACTACAGATGGAACTTTGGCGCATTATTATACTTCGCCCAAACATTTTGTTGAAAAAGAATATTATGCTGAAATTTCAGATCCTGTCACAAATGAGGACATCCTTTCCTTCGAGAAAGGAATTGTTTTGGATGATGGTTACAAAACGTTACCGGCAAAACTGGCCATACCCGATCCAAACAAACCAAACGTTGTCACTGTATGGTTAAAAGAAGGAAAATATAGACAAATTCGAAGAATGTTTCAAAGTTTAGGTAAGGAAGTTGTTTATCTCAAACGAATGAAAATGGGAAATTTGGAATTGGATCCTTCCCTTACATTGGGTTGTTATCGGGAACTTACATTGGCTGAAGAAACTTTACTCAAAGAAAAAACGCCAATCATTCAATAA
- a CDS encoding thioesterase family protein, translating to MSQIFRKTLSTRHFDLDWNRHVTSRTYEKFGYDARCEVLKEYGYPIEQMLNENISYVPGSTYVRFLNQQFVNAEMTVESHVYKLEDGTLLWKQSVLGPDGKKACELETTSRLVQDGKNIQIDNIPKINVPSYEFTIHPKPSTQNTVEHDYYIPFSDMNCFWNLPSDSIWKIFEEGRFLFFKEIVDLNLIKETDSTTFFMGGEILIHKQPEPGSHVRILSWIESFEKIRFYFRQDIVDLQGNLLVSMKDEQLFVSLSSSRPRRAPAAFFDKIERFIE from the coding sequence ATGAGCCAAATTTTTCGTAAAACTTTATCTACTCGACACTTTGATTTGGACTGGAACCGCCATGTCACAAGTAGAACCTATGAAAAATTTGGTTATGATGCTAGGTGCGAAGTATTAAAAGAATACGGATACCCTATAGAACAAATGTTAAATGAAAACATAAGTTATGTTCCTGGTTCCACTTATGTTCGTTTCCTAAACCAACAATTTGTAAATGCAGAGATGACAGTAGAATCTCATGTGTACAAATTGGAAGATGGAACACTCCTTTGGAAACAATCGGTTTTGGGACCAGATGGAAAAAAAGCCTGTGAATTAGAAACAACTTCTCGTTTGGTTCAGGATGGCAAAAACATCCAAATCGACAATATTCCCAAAATCAATGTTCCTTCTTATGAATTTACCATTCATCCCAAACCGAGCACACAAAATACCGTAGAACATGATTATTACATTCCTTTTAGTGATATGAATTGTTTTTGGAATTTGCCATCGGATTCCATTTGGAAAATTTTCGAGGAAGGTCGTTTTCTTTTTTTTAAGGAAATCGTTGATTTAAATTTAATTAAAGAAACAGACTCCACTACTTTTTTTATGGGTGGTGAAATTCTCATCCACAAACAACCAGAACCAGGCTCTCATGTAAGAATCTTAAGTTGGATTGAAAGTTTTGAAAAAATTCGTTTTTATTTTAGGCAAGACATCGTGGATCTTCAAGGCAATTTATTAGTGAGCATGAAAGACGAACAACTGTTTGTCTCTCTTTCAAGTTCAAGGCCAAGGAGAGCACCTGCGGCTTTTTTTGATAAAATAGAACGATTTATTGAATGA
- a CDS encoding LIC_13387 family protein, translating to MKSKWRLYAAIGLMIFFLIGHTIGSLTRKDLKLENSIQTLHAMETTFVELPGGLSDHSVDEFYQGMSLSLDASILLIIGLLVLCLTDGQLQSRSKSKLLLFVIFWTTSISVLSFLYIFPVPAFTCLICAALLSLEWYMVQFFPKNV from the coding sequence ATGAAATCGAAATGGAGACTTTACGCCGCAATTGGATTAATGATTTTTTTTCTTATTGGTCATACAATCGGTAGTCTTACGAGAAAGGACTTAAAACTTGAAAACTCAATTCAAACCTTACATGCGATGGAAACTACGTTTGTCGAACTCCCGGGTGGTTTATCAGATCATTCTGTTGACGAATTTTATCAAGGAATGAGTCTTTCGTTAGATGCATCGATCCTACTTATCATCGGACTTTTAGTCCTTTGTTTGACTGATGGGCAACTTCAAAGTCGGTCAAAAAGCAAACTTCTTTTATTTGTAATCTTTTGGACCACAAGTATTTCAGTTTTAAGTTTTCTTTATATCTTTCCTGTCCCTGCTTTCACTTGTCTGATTTGCGCTGCTCTATTATCCTTAGAATGGTATATGGTTCAGTTTTTTCCCAAGAATGTTTGA
- a CDS encoding DUF6597 domain-containing transcriptional factor translates to MKILSLKIRPELAQIIESIWWFESEVGIPMTDSSIVVPHSSAKLIVPVRGKLKTEEFDLMREYPISKILVTGIWDHPVSIRSSDFQINTLIFRFTTIGGYQIFPFPLHESTNKILYFSDIFGKSAEKLEETLSKSNDPYQISDCIQEFLICSKNLLNRENRIVNFVVEQIQLQRGQHFIQDIFEDIGYSKRYIDKLFLSYVGVSPKIVSSMERFQSIYKTWAKTDILHFQKLGLLDLYYDQAHFIKEFKKYTGQTPGRFSSNNNQFGKLFYKNL, encoded by the coding sequence TTGAAAATATTATCACTTAAGATCCGCCCTGAACTTGCCCAAATTATCGAAAGTATTTGGTGGTTTGAGAGTGAGGTAGGTATTCCAATGACTGATAGTTCAATTGTTGTACCACACAGTAGTGCAAAGTTAATCGTTCCTGTTCGTGGAAAACTAAAGACAGAAGAATTTGACTTAATGAGAGAATATCCAATATCAAAAATTTTGGTTACTGGGATTTGGGATCATCCAGTTTCAATTCGATCATCAGATTTTCAAATCAATACACTTATTTTTCGATTTACCACTATAGGCGGTTATCAAATCTTTCCGTTCCCCTTACATGAATCAACCAATAAGATTTTATACTTCTCCGATATTTTTGGTAAGTCAGCAGAAAAATTAGAAGAAACTTTGAGTAAAAGTAACGATCCTTATCAGATTTCAGACTGCATTCAAGAATTCTTAATTTGCTCAAAAAATTTATTAAATAGAGAAAATCGAATCGTGAATTTTGTAGTTGAACAAATTCAGTTACAAAGAGGGCAGCATTTCATTCAGGATATTTTTGAAGATATCGGATACAGCAAACGTTACATTGATAAATTATTTTTATCTTATGTCGGTGTTTCTCCAAAGATAGTATCATCTATGGAAAGGTTTCAGTCTATCTACAAAACTTGGGCAAAAACGGATATCCTTCATTTTCAAAAACTGGGGTTGTTGGATTTATATTATGATCAGGCTCATTTTATAAAAGAATTTAAAAAATATACAGGCCAGACTCCTGGCCGATTTAGTTCCAACAACAATCAATTTGGTAAATTATTCTATAAAAATCTTTAA
- a CDS encoding MepB family protein, whose translation MKPKPHFEKTLPAFLKNAQKALFDPLKLIITNVSLEEESADYNACHFQCNGKKITFRSAKVTPKKIGQFVTLWKRSQKGPIEPFHYNDKMDLYIIETQHNNHLGYFIFTKEILNEKGILFGKYEGKRGFRVYPTWDQPNNKQGMSTQNWQLSYFLERSEDKNDLDSLRRHLKIFIE comes from the coding sequence TTGAAACCAAAACCTCATTTTGAAAAAACACTACCGGCATTTTTAAAAAATGCACAAAAGGCATTATTTGATCCTTTAAAACTAATCATTACAAATGTCTCTTTAGAAGAAGAAAGTGCGGATTACAATGCCTGCCACTTTCAATGTAATGGAAAAAAAATAACCTTTCGAAGTGCCAAAGTTACTCCCAAAAAAATAGGACAATTTGTAACATTATGGAAACGAAGTCAAAAAGGACCCATTGAACCTTTTCACTATAATGACAAAATGGATTTATATATTATCGAAACTCAACATAATAATCATCTTGGATATTTTATTTTCACGAAAGAGATATTAAATGAAAAGGGAATTCTTTTTGGTAAATATGAAGGAAAACGTGGATTTAGAGTTTATCCAACTTGGGATCAACCAAACAACAAACAAGGAATGTCCACCCAAAATTGGCAATTGTCATATTTTCTTGAAAGGTCTGAAGATAAAAATGATTTAGATTCCCTGAGAAGACATTTAAAGATTTTTATAGAATAA
- a CDS encoding DMT family transporter has protein sequence MNWIFLVVAGLFEVLFAFCLGKAKETSGYQTYYWYLGFFISLLISMGLLIKVTQDLPIGTSYAVWTGIGAFGTVLIGIIFFKEPMEFWRIFFLSTLVISVVGLKFVSH, from the coding sequence ATGAACTGGATTTTCCTCGTAGTGGCCGGCCTTTTTGAAGTTTTATTTGCTTTTTGTTTAGGCAAGGCAAAAGAAACGTCGGGATATCAAACCTATTATTGGTATTTGGGTTTCTTTATTTCCCTACTTATCAGTATGGGTTTACTCATCAAAGTAACCCAAGACTTACCAATTGGAACTAGTTATGCGGTATGGACCGGAATTGGCGCTTTTGGAACAGTTTTGATAGGGATTATATTTTTCAAAGAGCCAATGGAATTTTGGAGGATTTTTTTTCTTTCTACTTTAGTAATCTCTGTTGTTGGACTTAAATTCGTATCACACTAA
- a CDS encoding ArsR/SmtB family transcription factor — MVELKKKEQILDRVFAALADHSRRQMLARLRKGSLSISELAEPFSMSFAGVAKHIEVLTEAQLIRKVRAPEDGRSFRLELQNQTLSEATEWITYHQEFWTNKLARLEAFIEEKENESKGIKNRKKN; from the coding sequence ATGGTTGAATTAAAAAAGAAAGAACAAATTCTGGATCGAGTTTTTGCTGCACTTGCTGATCATTCAAGAAGGCAAATGTTGGCAAGGCTTAGAAAAGGATCCTTGAGTATTTCTGAACTTGCAGAACCCTTTTCCATGTCATTTGCTGGGGTTGCCAAACACATAGAAGTGCTGACGGAAGCGCAACTGATTCGAAAAGTTCGTGCTCCTGAAGATGGTCGTAGTTTTCGTTTGGAACTGCAAAATCAGACTCTTTCAGAAGCAACGGAATGGATCACTTATCACCAAGAGTTTTGGACTAACAAATTGGCAAGGCTTGAGGCATTTATAGAGGAGAAGGAAAATGAATCCAAAGGTATTAAGAATAGAAAAAAGAATTAA
- a CDS encoding SRPBCC family protein: MNPKVLRIEKRINAEPSKLFRAWLNAEDFSSWFLSGEGIGIESVTLDARPGGKFLINMSLDGKILPHEGEYIKIEEPTKLVFTWRSQATENRDTLVTITFQEIFDDLGKNTNDSRQKPKTLITLIQEELVTDIQVKMHHHGWTCILEGLDSWMGEYLKK; encoded by the coding sequence ATGAATCCAAAGGTATTAAGAATAGAAAAAAGAATTAATGCTGAACCATCAAAACTCTTTCGGGCATGGCTTAATGCAGAAGATTTTTCAAGTTGGTTTTTATCGGGTGAGGGAATAGGTATCGAATCTGTTACCTTAGATGCAAGGCCAGGTGGAAAGTTTTTAATCAATATGTCGCTCGATGGAAAAATTCTCCCGCATGAAGGTGAGTATATTAAAATAGAAGAACCTACTAAATTAGTTTTTACCTGGCGTTCACAAGCTACTGAGAATAGAGATACACTGGTAACAATTACATTTCAGGAAATATTTGATGATCTTGGAAAAAATACCAATGATTCGAGGCAAAAACCGAAAACATTGATAACTCTGATCCAAGAAGAACTTGTCACTGATATCCAAGTAAAAATGCATCACCATGGTTGGACTTGCATTCTTGAAGGTTTAGATTCTTGGATGGGTGAATATCTCAAAAAATAA